The genomic segment TATGTTAATAAGCTTGGCCTTATTAATTTCTCTGCGCGCTCGGCTGGTGCTAAATTCTTGCGCCACCCGTACCAGCTGGTAAGGTCCGTGAGAATCTCGGGTTACCTCTAAAGCACTTTCGAGCAGCGCGAGCTGATAGGCGTCGCGCTTAGGCGACTGCCCCCAATCCCAATACCGGTAAACTTGCGCGGCATTTGTCGCTGACACGGAAAACAATAAAAGTAGCAGTAAATACTTGTTGCAGAGCATAAAATCTACGCCAGTTCTTATATTTATTGTTTTAGATTACCAACAGCGCTTAGGTCACGCAATGTGTCACATAATAGAAACGAAAACGAGCCCTGCGGGGCTCGTTGTTCAGTCGCCGGCGCTTTACTAAGGCGCCGTTGTTTAGCCTGATGTAAACGTTATAAATCGAATCTATCGGCGTTCATTACCTTTACCCAAGCGCTGATAAAATCGCTGACAAAGCGTTCATTGGCGTCATCTTGCGCATACACCTCGGCCAGGGCGCGCAGCTGCGAGTTAGAGCCGAAAATCAGATCCACACGTGTGCCAGTCCATTTCACCGCGCCGGTTTTCATATCGCGGCCCTCGTAGCTGTTGTCGCCTGTGGATTTCCACTGAGTGTTCAGATCGGTCAAATTGACAAAGAAATCATTGCTCAACTGACCTGGCCTGTGGGTGAATACACCAAGCTTGCTGCCTTGGTAGTTCGCACCCAGTACGCGCATGCCCCCCACCAGCACAGTCATTTCGGGTGCGCTTAACCCCAACAGCTGCGCTTTATCCAGCAGCATCTCTTCGGGCGAGGTGATATACAGTTTACGACTGTAGTTTCTAAAACCATCGGCCTCTGGCTCCAGCGGCTCAAAAGACTCGGCGTCGGTAAGCTCGTCGGTAGTATCACCGCGACCCGGACTAAAAGGCACGGTAACTTGCATACCGGCATCCTGCGCCGCTTTTTCAATCGCAGCGGAACCGGCCAGAATAATCAGATCAGCCATAGAGATCTGTTTACTGCCCGCCTGCGCACTGTTGAATTGGCTTTGAATACCTGCCAGGGCGGATAGAACCTTTTGCAGTTGTTCGGGCTGGTTTACTTCCCAGTCTTTTTGCGGCGCCAGACGAATGCGTGCCCCATTAGCGCCACCGCGCATATCTGAGCCACGGTAGCTAGAGGCCGAAGACCAAGCGGTGTAGACCAGCTCCGCAACCGTTAATCCTGAGGCGAGAATTTTCTCTTTCAAAGCAGCCACTTCGGCGTCATTGACCAGCTCGTAATCCACCTCGGGCACTGGGTCTTGCCAGATTAAATCTTCAGCGGGAACCTCTGGCCCTAGGTAGCGCGCTTTGGGGCCCATATCCCGGTGAGTCAGCTTGAACCAGGCGCGGGCGAAGGCGTCAGCAAACTCTTGCGGATTTTTATGGAAGTGCTCGGAAATTTTGCGATATTCGGGATCTTCACGCATTGCCATATCGGCGGTACTCATCATAATTCCGACGCGCTTGCTGGCATCCTCGGCATCTGGCGCGCGGTCTTTATCCTGCAAATCTTTCGGCACCCAAATATTGGCACCGGCAGGACTTTTAGACAGCTCCCACTCGTAGCCAAACAGCACATCAAAATAGCTCATATCCCACTGGGTGGGCGTGGGGGTCCAGGCCCCTTCCAGACCACTGGTGATGGTGTCGCTACCCTTGCCCGAACCATGGGAGCTTATCCAACCCAGGCCCATCTGTTCTACGGGAGCCGCCTCGGGTTCGGGACCAACCGATTCGGCATCGCCCGCGCCGTGAGTTTTACCGAAGGTGTGACCACCGGCCGTAAGGGCGACGGTTTCATAGTCATTCATGGCCATGCGCCCAAAGGTTTCGCGAATATCGCGAGCCGATGCCAATGGGTCCGGATTGCCATCGGGGCCTTCGGGGTTAACGTAAATCAAACCCATTTGCACCGCAGCCAACGGGTTTTCTAAATCCCGCTCGCCACTGTAGCGGCTGCCTTCTTTGTCACTGGTGGCCAGCCACTCTTTCTCAGCGCCCCAGTAAATATCTTGTTCCGGTTCGTACACGTCTTCACGGCCACCGGCAAAGCCAAAAGTTTTAAACCCCATGGACTCCAGCGACACATTGCCTGTAAGGATGTACAAATCTGCCCAGGAGAGTTTGTTACCGTACTTTTTCTTAATTGGCCATAACAGACGACGCGCTTTATCCAGGTTGCCGTTATCAGGCCAACTGTTCAAAGGAGCAAAACGCTGAGTGCCGGTGCGCGCACCGCCGCGACCATCGCCCAAGCGGTAGGTACCGGCACTGTGCCAGGCCATACGAATCATAAACGGGCCGTAATGACCATAGTCCGCCGGCCACCAATCCTGCGAGTCTTTTAATACCTTTTCAATATCTTGCTTCACTTCAGCCAAATTCAGCTTGTTGAACTCGGCTGCATAATCGAATGCCTGGCCCAATGGATTTGAGCTGGGGTGATTTTGATGCAGAATGCTTAAGTTCAACTGGTTGGGCCACCAGTGCTCGTTGCCTGTGCGCTCGTCGGCTACCTTCGTGCGTGAGCCATGCATCACAGGGCACTTCCCTTCGCTGATATTATTAACGCCCATGCGTCTTCTCCTGCTTATCAGTTATTTATATCCAATTACGGTTAAACCCTCGAATAGCAAGCTTTTGTAAGCTTAAGCTCGCTAGGTGGGATATTCAGTATGGTTAAGCCTCGCCGGGTTTGCCATACAAAAACCATAATGAGCTGTATAAATTGCATTTATAGAACACATCTTTGCAGCCATAAAAAAAAGCGAGCCAATGGCTCGCTTTTTAGTTCAGAAATAAGACTTCTGTCGCCGACTATCCCACAAACACCCGGGCGTTACGGAACAGACGCAGCCAGGCGCCGTCTTCTTGCCAGTCGTCCGGATGCCAGGAGTTAGTCACCGCGCGGAATACCCGCTCGGGGTGAGGCATCATAATGGTGGCGCGGCCATCTTCGCTGGTGACACTGGTGATACCCAAAGGTGAGCCATTGGGGTTGGCCGGGTACTGCTCGGTCACCTGTAGGCTGTTATCCAGATAGCGCATGGCCACCAGACCGCTGTTGTCGCAGCTGTTTAAAGCGCGGTCATCGGCGAATTCAGCGCGACCTTCGCCGTGGGCCACGGCCACAGGCATATGCGAGCCCGCCATACCTTTAAACAGCACCGAGGGCGACTCCTGGATTTTTACCAGCGAGAAGCGCGCTTCAAACTGCTCGGACAAGTTGCGCACAAAGCGCGGCCAGTGATCGGCGCCGGGAATCAGATCTTTCAGGTTAGACATCATCTGACAGCCGTTGCACACCCCCAGGCTAAAGGTATCGGCGCGGTTGAAGAAACCTTCGAACTGATCGCGCACCTGCTGGTTAAACAGCACGGTTTTGGCCCAGCCCTCACCGGCGCCCAGTACGTCACCGTAAGAAAAGCCACCGCAGGCCACCAGGCCTTTAAAGGTTTCCAGACCAACGCGCCCGGCCAGCAGATCGCTCATATGTACGTCCACGGCGGCAAAGCCTGCGCGATCAAACGCCGCGGCCATTTCCACATGGCCGTTAACGCCCTGCTCACGCAGTACCGCGATACGCGGGCGCTCGCCTTTGCTGATGAAAGGCGCGGCGACATCGTCGTTGATATCGTAGCTCAGCTCTGCGCTCAGGCCGGGGTTAGCGGCCATAATGCCGTCAAACTCCTGCTTAGCGCAGGCGGGGTTATCGCGCAGCGCCTGCATCTGGTAGCTGGTTTCGCTCCACAAACTCTGCAAAATAACGCGGCTTTGGTCGAACACCAGCTCGCCGTTTTGCGCGATGCGCAGCCAGTCGTCTTCATTCAGGGTACCAATGCTATGCACCAGACCAGTTAGGCCGGCATCGGCGTACAAGGCTTTTACTTTTTCGGCATCGGCGCGCTTAACTTGCAACACGGCGCCCAGCTCTTCGCTAAACAATGCGGTCAGCGGACACTCGCCCAGGGCGTTAATGTCCACATCAATACCGCAGTGACCAGCAAAGCTCATCTCGGCCAGGGTGGCGAATAAACCGCCGTCGGAGCGGTCGTGATAAGCGAGAATCCAACCCTCAGCCAGGGCTTTTTGGGTGGCCTCAAAAAAGCCCTTTAATTGTGCGGCGCTATCCACATCCGCCGGGGTGTCGCCCAGCTGATTGTAGGTTTGCGCCAGAACAGAACCACCCAAACGGTTTTTACCTGCGCCCAGGTCCACCAACAGCAGCTCGGTCTCGCCCTGATCGGTGCGAAGCTCGGGGGTGACCGACAGGCGCACATCGCTGACCGGACTAAACGCGGTAATCACCAGCGACAAAGGCGCGGTGACGGCTTTGTCTTTGCCGTTTTCGCTCCAGGCGGTGCGCATGGACATAGAGTCTTTACCCACCGGAATGGTGATACCCAGTGCCGGGCACAGCTCCATGCCCACGGCCTCAACGGTGCGGTAAAGTTTTTCGTCTTCGCCTTTGTGGCCGGCAGCGCACATCCAGTTGGCGGACAATTTAATGTCTTTGATATCGGCAATCGGGGCACAGGCGATGTTGGTGAGGGCCTCGCCCACGGCCATACGACCAGACGCCGGGGCGTCCAGTAGCGCGCTCGGGGTGCGCTCGCCAATGCTCATGGCCTCGCCTTTGACCGAGTCGTAACTGACGGTGGTAATGGCGCAGTCGGCCACCGGAATCTGCCAGGGGCCGACCATCTGATCGCGTACCACCATACCGGTAACAGAGCGGTCGCCAATGGTGATCAAAAAGCTCTTATTGGCCACCGTGGGGTGCTTAAGCACACGCTCGGCGGCTTCGTTAATGTCAATTTCGGCGGTGTTAAATTCGTCCGAGGCCGGGGTGTAGCGGCTGGCCTCGCGGTGCATTTTGGGCGGCTTGCCGAACAGCAGCGACATGGGCAGATCCACGGGCTTGGCGTCGAAGTGCTTGTCGTTAACCACCAGGTGCTGCTCGCTGGTGGATTCCCCCACTACCGCGTAAGGGGCGCGCTCGCGCTCGCACATTTGCTCAAAGCGGGCGAGATTTTCAGGCGCAATGGCGAGTACATAACGCTCTTGGGATTCGTTGCACCAAATCGCCAAGGGACTCATGGAAGGCTCGTCGTTGGGCACGTTGCGCAGCTCAAAGCTGCCGCCACAGCCGCCGTCTTTTACCAGCTCGGGGAAGGCGTTAGACAGGCCGCCGGCGCCCACATCGTGAATAAAGGCGATGGGGTTGTCGTTGCCCAGCTGCCAGCATCGGTCGATGACCTCTTGGCAGCGGCGTTCGATTTCGGGGTTCTGGCGCTGCACCGAGGCAAAGTCCAGATCTTCGGACGAGCTGCCCGAATCCATAGACGAGGCCGCGCCGCCGCCCAGACCAATCAACATAGCCGGTCCGCCTAACACGACCAGCTTGCAACCGGCGGCAAAGGGCGGCTTGTCGACGTGCTCGCTGCGGATATTGCCGTAACCACCGGCCAGCATAATGGGCTTGTGGTAGCCGCGGCGCTCGCCGTCGTAGTTCTCTTCAAAGGTGCGGAAGTAGCCGCAGATGTTGGGGCGGCCAAACTCGTTGTTAAAGGCCGCGCCGCCGATGGGGCCATCCAGCATAATATCCAGGGCGCTGACGATGCGACCTGGCTTGCCGTACTCCTGTTCCCAGGGCTGGATAAACGACGGAATATTCAGGTTAGAAACGGTAAAACCGGTTAAACCCACTTTGGGCTTAGAGCCGCGCCCTACCGCGCCCTCGTCACGAATTTCACCGCCGGCACCCGTGCCCGCGCCGGCAAAGGGTGAGATAGCCGTGGGGTGGTTGTGGGTTTCCACTTTCATCAGCAGGTTAACGTTTTCGCTGCTGTAGCGGTACTCGGCGGTTTCCGGGTCCGGGTAAAAGCGTCCGGCCTGGGGGCCTTCGACCACAGCGGCGTTATCGGCGTAGGCCGACATCACTTGTTCGCCGCCACACTCAAAGGTGTTTTTGATCATTTTAAACAGGCTGCGGGGCTGCTCTTCGCCATCCAGGGTCCAGCTGGCGTTAAAGATTTTATGACGGCAGTGCTCGGAGTTGGCCTGGGCGAACATCATCAGCTCAACATCCACCGGGTTGCGCCCCAGTTTCTGGAAGTTCTCCACCAGGTAGTCAATTTCGTCATCCGCCAAAGCCAGACCCAACTCGCCATTGGCTTTGGCCAGAGCGTCGCGACCACCGCCTAACACATCCACGCTGGTCTGCGGCGCGGGTTCGGCGTGATCAAACATGCCGCCTGCCGACTCCAGGCTGGGCAGAACCGCTTCAACCATACGGTCGTGTAACAATGCAGCAACTGCTTCGCGCTCAGACTCGGCAATATCGCCCTGCACATGGTAGCTAATGCCCCGCTCAATGCGTTTTACTTCAAACAGACCGCTATTGTGGGCAATATCGGTGGCCTTGGAAGACCAGGGCGAGATGGTGCCAAAACGCGGCACCACCAAAAACAGGCGCCCTTCGTGGGACACTTCATCCATACGCGGGCCGTAGGTCAAAAGCTTGCCCAACACCACTTGATCTTCGTCTGACAGGGGCGCGGCCAGATCGATAAAGTGGGTGTATTCGGCCGCCACGGCGGTGACACCGGGAGCGACCTCTTGCAAACTGGCAAGTAATTTTTGCGTACGGAAAGGAGAAAGTGCGGGGGCACCGGGCAAAATCAGCATAGCGGGTTGAGCCTCAAGCTAGCGGGGTTGAGTTGTGTACACACAGGTCGCCGACAGCCCCGTCCGGTGAGGTAAATCGGCCGACCCTAAAAAGGGCGGCTATTGTACTGCAATTACCAGGTAAAGGCAGCCGCGACAGGCACTTAAAGCTCAAAAAACACCCAGCTAATTTTCTCCAGAGCGGCGATCTATAGCTTTGCGGCGAGTAAACTCCATAACTTAGCTCAAATTGGCTTTAGACTCTTAATGCCGACACAGCTATTATTTAAACAACCACACCAGTTGCGACGCGTGACGCGGTCCACGACAAAATGGCCATGTCAAGCTGGCAGATCGGCACCGATGTGTATAAAATCGCGCAAATTTTATGCACCCTATCTATTAAGCGCATGCACTAAAGAGCATATGCGAATAGCGGGCACAGGCTGAATCCGGCTAACCCCGGAAGGCGGAGTGAATGCTGAAACAGACCATCGGCCAATACCTGTACAGGCTCCCAGCGCGACTGCGCGCTAAGCGCTTGCTGTTCAGTGTGTTACTGCTTGCTCTGACTTTAGCTCTGACCACCAGCCGCCCACCCACCACCCTTGAACAACTACTGCAAACTGGCACCCTGGTAGCCATATCGCGCAACGGCCCCACCACCTATTACGAAGGTCCCGAGGGCACCACCGGATTTGAGTTTTTGCTGCTACAGGGCTTTGCCGACTACCTGGGCGTAGAGCTACAAATTCTGGAGCAGGAAAGCCTGAGCAAAATGCTGCAGCAGGTGGCTAGCGATCAGGCCCACCTGGCCGCCGCGGGTCTCAGCATCACGCCCCAGCGGGCCAAAACCGTTAAATTTACTCAGCCCTACCTCGAGGTAAAGCAGCAGCTCTTGTATCGCCGGGGCAGTTCCAAACCTGAATCTCTGGCAGATCTAAGCGGCGGCGATTTACTGGTGATTGCCGGCTCCTCCCACGCCGAGCGTCTGGAAACTCTGAAAGCCGAGTTTCCGGACCTCACTTGGCGTGAGCAAGAAAGCCTGGAAATGATCGACTTGATGGAAATGGTGCACCGCGGCGAGGTGGACTACGCCATCGTCGACTCCAACGCCTACCTCAGCAACGCTCATATTTTCCCCAAGGCACGTATCGCCTTCGACCTGGGAGACTCCGAACAGCTTGGCTGGGCCTTTGCACACCGCTTAGATAGCTCGCTGTACGACAAAGCGCGGGAATACTTAGATGAGATTAAAGCCAATGGCTCGCTAGAGGCGCTGGTAGCCGAGCTGTTCCACACCCCGGCCCCCGTGAGCACCGGGGGCGCCCTGCTGTTTACCCACCGGGTAGAAAATCGCCTGCCTCAGTGGCAGGAACTGATTCAGGAGGTAGCCGCCGAGGTGGACATGAGCTGGCAACTGCTGGCGGCCATGAGTTATCAGGAGTCCCACTGGAACGCCAAAGCTGTATCGCATACCGGCGTACGAGGCTTAATGATGCTAACCCGCACCACCGCCCGCGAATTGGGAATTGAGGATCGACGCGACCCGGAGCAGAGTATGCGCGGCGGCGCCTTATATTTTAAGAATCTTTACCAGCGCCTACCCGAGCGCATCACTGACCCCGACCGCACCCTGTTGGCACTGGCGGCCTACAACGTCGGTATGGGCCACCTGGAGGATGCCCGGGTGCTGACCCAGCGTCACGGCGGCAACCCGGATCTGTGGGCCGATGTGGAAAAACACCTCCCCCTGTTGGCCAAGCGCAAATACTACCGCACGGTAAAACACGGCTACGCGCGCGGCTGGGAGCCGGTACATTATGTCAACAATATCCTTCAGTATCGCGATATTATTGTCTGGCACGACCAACAGGAACAGCGCCGCCTGGCGCTGATGGAAAACTCAGAGGGCGCCGAAGACGGCGAGAGCACCGATGACGCTAGCAGCAAAGCGTCCCAAAATCAGCTCGCGCCGCTGTCAATTTTATAGTCCGGGATCACCTACCGAGCATAGGGAAGTGCCCCCCCTGCCTTAACACACATTTAGCCTGGCATTAACCGTGGCGCCCGGCTACGGATGGCATTTAGGCTACACTAAGCAACCAATTCTTTTCGCAACAGGATGTGATTATGATTACTTATCTCTACTGGGGTGGCGTTATTACCCTGGCCATGGTGGTGTTGATACTGCTGGGTAAAAATAACTTCTGGCGCAGTGCCATCGGCGGAGCACTTATTGTTTTTATTGGCGGCTGGGCGGCCTATTACTTTCACTTCGAACAGGTGTTTGTAAAACGCTACGGCGGGGTGATGACCATCACCATACCCGAAGGCCAGCAACACATAACCGCAACCTGGAAAGATGACAATCTCTGGATTGAAAACTACGACCCCAAGACTAACACTTGTCACTTTAACGAATACTCCAAAGGGAATATTCTGCAAGGTAAAGTGAGCTTGAAAAACTGCAACCCGCTCGGGGTTGGCAGCAGTGCGGCACGCTTAAGCGCGGCGAGCAGGCAAGCCCCGCAAGCGGTTGAAGAACTCAGCCCTTAAGCGCTTTCTTTTCAGCCCGCCGGCGTTTAAAAAACGCCTGCAATTGTTGCTGACAGGCCTCGCGCTCAACCCCGGGAGTGAGGCTAATAGAGTGATTAAAATAGGGCGCGTCTAGCAAACGCGCCTGGCTTTCCACCACCCCGGCTTTAGGCTCTACCGTGCCATACACCAAACGGGAAATTCGACTGTGCACAATTGCGCCGGTGCACATGGTGCAGGGCTCAAGGGTAACGTACAAAGTGCAATCGGCCAGACGGTAATTACCCAACTGGCGCGCCGCATCGCGCAGCGCCATCATTTCAGCGTGCGCTGTAGGGTCACAGGCGCCGATGGGGCGATTATAGCCGCGCCCCACCACTACCCCATCGCGTACCACCAAAGCTCCCACAGGCACTTCGTCGTTATCTCCGGCACGCTCGGCAAGGGCCATGGCCTCGCGCATCCAATGGCGGTCGTCGTCGCTGGCGGGCATTTGCGCTGACTCACCGCGGGCGCGGCGTTCGGCTTCATCCACACTCATAGGCGCGACAAATGCAAAGCGCGGTATCGCTACCCCGTCACGCTCGACCGACTCGGTAAACATTGCCAGCGGGCGCACCCACCAAGAGTAATCCCCGTACAGGCAGCGGTACACCACCAGCGCTTCTTCGGTTTCGCTGTGGGTGGCAATGCGGTAAACAAAGTAATCACTGCCTTTGTAATGGCGGTATAAACCGGGGCTGATTTGCATAAACACTCTGGGCTGGAAAAAGCCGCTATTTTAGAGCCTAGGTTTAGGTAACGCCATGGGCGGCAAGCAATTGATTATGGTTTGTAAAGTTAAGGCCACAGCGGCGAATAAATTCTGCCAGCTCGGTCAACTCACCACGGCCGTTGTCAGGTGCCGCGCTCGCCTTGGCATCCAGCGCGGGAAAAAGCCCGTAACCGGCCAGCAGGCAGGCCCAGGATTTTGCCTGATAGCTGCCCTCAAGATTGTACTTGCGCATATCAGCGGCAAAGTTATCGCTGTGGCGCCACAGATGCAGCACCGCCTGTAACGATTCAGAGAGTGCGTTATTCGCCGCGTTATCGCGCCAATAAGCCGTGTCCGTGCGCTGATTCACCTTGTAGTGGCAAACAATGTAATCGCGAATACCACTAAACTTTGCGCCAATCTCACGATTAAAGTCATCCTGATATCGACCGCTAAAATCGCCGTCTTC from the Gilvimarinus sp. DA14 genome contains:
- the purL gene encoding phosphoribosylformylglycinamidine synthase, translating into MLILPGAPALSPFRTQKLLASLQEVAPGVTAVAAEYTHFIDLAAPLSDEDQVVLGKLLTYGPRMDEVSHEGRLFLVVPRFGTISPWSSKATDIAHNSGLFEVKRIERGISYHVQGDIAESEREAVAALLHDRMVEAVLPSLESAGGMFDHAEPAPQTSVDVLGGGRDALAKANGELGLALADDEIDYLVENFQKLGRNPVDVELMMFAQANSEHCRHKIFNASWTLDGEEQPRSLFKMIKNTFECGGEQVMSAYADNAAVVEGPQAGRFYPDPETAEYRYSSENVNLLMKVETHNHPTAISPFAGAGTGAGGEIRDEGAVGRGSKPKVGLTGFTVSNLNIPSFIQPWEQEYGKPGRIVSALDIMLDGPIGGAAFNNEFGRPNICGYFRTFEENYDGERRGYHKPIMLAGGYGNIRSEHVDKPPFAAGCKLVVLGGPAMLIGLGGGAASSMDSGSSSEDLDFASVQRQNPEIERRCQEVIDRCWQLGNDNPIAFIHDVGAGGLSNAFPELVKDGGCGGSFELRNVPNDEPSMSPLAIWCNESQERYVLAIAPENLARFEQMCERERAPYAVVGESTSEQHLVVNDKHFDAKPVDLPMSLLFGKPPKMHREASRYTPASDEFNTAEIDINEAAERVLKHPTVANKSFLITIGDRSVTGMVVRDQMVGPWQIPVADCAITTVSYDSVKGEAMSIGERTPSALLDAPASGRMAVGEALTNIACAPIADIKDIKLSANWMCAAGHKGEDEKLYRTVEAVGMELCPALGITIPVGKDSMSMRTAWSENGKDKAVTAPLSLVITAFSPVSDVRLSVTPELRTDQGETELLLVDLGAGKNRLGGSVLAQTYNQLGDTPADVDSAAQLKGFFEATQKALAEGWILAYHDRSDGGLFATLAEMSFAGHCGIDVDINALGECPLTALFSEELGAVLQVKRADAEKVKALYADAGLTGLVHSIGTLNEDDWLRIAQNGELVFDQSRVILQSLWSETSYQMQALRDNPACAKQEFDGIMAANPGLSAELSYDINDDVAAPFISKGERPRIAVLREQGVNGHVEMAAAFDRAGFAAVDVHMSDLLAGRVGLETFKGLVACGGFSYGDVLGAGEGWAKTVLFNQQVRDQFEGFFNRADTFSLGVCNGCQMMSNLKDLIPGADHWPRFVRNLSEQFEARFSLVKIQESPSVLFKGMAGSHMPVAVAHGEGRAEFADDRALNSCDNSGLVAMRYLDNSLQVTEQYPANPNGSPLGITSVTSEDGRATIMMPHPERVFRAVTNSWHPDDWQEDGAWLRLFRNARVFVG
- the mltF gene encoding membrane-bound lytic murein transglycosylase MltF; this translates as MLKQTIGQYLYRLPARLRAKRLLFSVLLLALTLALTTSRPPTTLEQLLQTGTLVAISRNGPTTYYEGPEGTTGFEFLLLQGFADYLGVELQILEQESLSKMLQQVASDQAHLAAAGLSITPQRAKTVKFTQPYLEVKQQLLYRRGSSKPESLADLSGGDLLVIAGSSHAERLETLKAEFPDLTWREQESLEMIDLMEMVHRGEVDYAIVDSNAYLSNAHIFPKARIAFDLGDSEQLGWAFAHRLDSSLYDKAREYLDEIKANGSLEALVAELFHTPAPVSTGGALLFTHRVENRLPQWQELIQEVAAEVDMSWQLLAAMSYQESHWNAKAVSHTGVRGLMMLTRTTARELGIEDRRDPEQSMRGGALYFKNLYQRLPERITDPDRTLLALAAYNVGMGHLEDARVLTQRHGGNPDLWADVEKHLPLLAKRKYYRTVKHGYARGWEPVHYVNNILQYRDIIVWHDQQEQRRLALMENSEGAEDGESTDDASSKASQNQLAPLSIL
- the tadA gene encoding tRNA adenosine(34) deaminase TadA translates to MQISPGLYRHYKGSDYFVYRIATHSETEEALVVYRCLYGDYSWWVRPLAMFTESVERDGVAIPRFAFVAPMSVDEAERRARGESAQMPASDDDRHWMREAMALAERAGDNDEVPVGALVVRDGVVVGRGYNRPIGACDPTAHAEMMALRDAARQLGNYRLADCTLYVTLEPCTMCTGAIVHSRISRLVYGTVEPKAGVVESQARLLDAPYFNHSISLTPGVEREACQQQLQAFFKRRRAEKKALKG
- the katG gene encoding catalase/peroxidase HPI, which gives rise to MGVNNISEGKCPVMHGSRTKVADERTGNEHWWPNQLNLSILHQNHPSSNPLGQAFDYAAEFNKLNLAEVKQDIEKVLKDSQDWWPADYGHYGPFMIRMAWHSAGTYRLGDGRGGARTGTQRFAPLNSWPDNGNLDKARRLLWPIKKKYGNKLSWADLYILTGNVSLESMGFKTFGFAGGREDVYEPEQDIYWGAEKEWLATSDKEGSRYSGERDLENPLAAVQMGLIYVNPEGPDGNPDPLASARDIRETFGRMAMNDYETVALTAGGHTFGKTHGAGDAESVGPEPEAAPVEQMGLGWISSHGSGKGSDTITSGLEGAWTPTPTQWDMSYFDVLFGYEWELSKSPAGANIWVPKDLQDKDRAPDAEDASKRVGIMMSTADMAMREDPEYRKISEHFHKNPQEFADAFARAWFKLTHRDMGPKARYLGPEVPAEDLIWQDPVPEVDYELVNDAEVAALKEKILASGLTVAELVYTAWSSASSYRGSDMRGGANGARIRLAPQKDWEVNQPEQLQKVLSALAGIQSQFNSAQAGSKQISMADLIILAGSAAIEKAAQDAGMQVTVPFSPGRGDTTDELTDAESFEPLEPEADGFRNYSRKLYITSPEEMLLDKAQLLGLSAPEMTVLVGGMRVLGANYQGSKLGVFTHRPGQLSNDFFVNLTDLNTQWKSTGDNSYEGRDMKTGAVKWTGTRVDLIFGSNSQLRALAEVYAQDDANERFVSDFISAWVKVMNADRFDL